Proteins from a genomic interval of Zingiber officinale cultivar Zhangliang chromosome 1B, Zo_v1.1, whole genome shotgun sequence:
- the LOC121992357 gene encoding stromal 70 kDa heat shock-related protein, chloroplastic-like isoform X3 — protein sequence MAASSAQIHVLGSSGAFPSLKLPSSCFAASNSLFFGLCRPSGARIVFGRRSHDSGYRPLRVACEKVVGIDIGSTNSAVAAMKGGMLTIVTKGQRTTPSVVAYTKNGDRLVGQIAKRQAVVNPENTFFSVKRFIGRKMLEVVEELKQVSYRVLRDENGNVKLNCPAIGKQFAAEEISAQVLRKLVDDASKFLNDKVMKAVVTVPAYFSDSQRTATKDAGRIAGSEVLRIINEPTAASLAYGFEKKNNETILGFDLGGDTFDVSGVRTHVAAVEQPITAKAQKLEAPVVIVTGASRGIGKAIALKLGKAGCKVLVNYARSSKEAEEVSKEIELSGGQAITFGGDVSREADVESMIKTAVNTWGTIDILVNNAGITRDTLLMRMKTSQWQEVIDLNLTGVFLCTQAAAKIMLKKKKGDCDSSLVLHGEVWANERNLLEWMAKLQLSWVQVFWLVVWLNV from the exons ATGGCGGCCTCGTCGGCGCAAATCCATGTCCTCGGCTCTTCTGGAGCCTTCCCTTCTCTTAAGTTGCCGTCCTCTTGCTTTGCCGCTTCCAATTCCCTCTTCTTCGGCCTCTGCCGACCTAGTGGCGCTCGGATTGTTTTTGGGCGCCGGAGCCATGACTCCGGTTATAGGCCCTTGCGGGTGGCGTGCGAGAAGGTTGTCGGGATCGATATCGGCAGCACTAACTCCGCCGTTGCTGCCATGAAAGGAGGGATGCTGACGATCGTGACCAAGGGACAGCGAACCACGCCCTCGGTGGTGGCCTACACGAAGAACGGCGATCGGTTGGTCGGGCAAATTGCCAAGCGGCAGGCCGTGGTCAACCCTGAGAATACATTCTTTTCGGTGAAGCGGTTCATCGGACGGAAGATGTTAGAAGTGGTCGAGGAGTTGAAGCAAGTCTCTTATCGGGTTCTGAGAGACGAGAATGGAAATGTCAAGCTCAATTGCCCTGCCATCGGGAAACAGTTTGCTGCTGAAGAGATCTCAGCTCAG GTTTTGAGAAAGCTTGTGGATGATGCTTCCAAGTTTTTGAATGATAAAGTTATGAAAGCGGTGGTAACTGTTCCTGCTTACTTCAGCGATTCTCAAAGGACAGCTACAAAGGATGCTGGCCGTATTGCTGGTTCAGAAGTCCTTCGTATCATTAATGAGCCAACAGCCGCATCATTGGCATATGggtttgaaaagaaaaataatgaaaCTATTCTGGGATTTGATTTGGGAGGTGACACTTTCGATGTTTCAG GTGTAAGAACTCATGTTGCAGCAGTTGAACAACCCATTACTGCAAAGGCTCAAAAGTTAGAAGCACCTGTTGTCATTGTTACTGGAGCATCCAGAGGTATAGGAAAAGCAATAGCCTTAAAACTGGGCAAAGCTGGTTGCAAG GTTCTTGTGAATTATGCAAGATCGTCCAAGGAAGCTGAAGAAGTATCCAAAGAA ATTGAGTTATCTGGTGGTCAAGCAATTACTTTTGGTGGTGATGTTTCTAGGGAAGCTGATGTGGAATCTATGATAAAAACT GCAGTTAATACATGGGGAACAATTGATATTTTAGTTAATAATGCAG GAATTACACGAGACACATTGTTGATGCGAATGAAAACATCTCAATGGCAGGAAGTCATTGACCTTAATCTTACTGGTGTTTTCCTTTGTACACAG GCAGCAGCCAAAATAATGTTGAAGAAGAAAAAG GGAGATTGTGATTCAAGTTTGGTTCTACATGGTGAGGTGTGGGCTAATGAAAGGAACTTACTGGAGTGGATGGCTAAACTTCAATTAAGTTGGGTTCAAGTATTTTGGCTAGTGGTTTGGCTTAATGTGTAG
- the LOC121992357 gene encoding 3-oxoacyl-[acyl-carrier-protein] reductase, chloroplastic-like isoform X1 produces MAASSAQIHVLGSSGAFPSLKLPSSCFAASNSLFFGLCRPSGARIVFGRRSHDSGYRPLRVACEKVVGIDIGSTNSAVAAMKGGMLTIVTKGQRTTPSVVAYTKNGDRLVGQIAKRQAVVNPENTFFSVKRFIGRKMLEVVEELKQVSYRVLRDENGNVKLNCPAIGKQFAAEEISAQVLRKLVDDASKFLNDKVMKAVVTVPAYFSDSQRTATKDAGRIAGSEVLRIINEPTAASLAYGFEKKNNETILGFDLGGDTFDVSGVRTHVAAVEQPITAKAQKLEAPVVIVTGASRGIGKAIALKLGKAGCKVLVNYARSSKEAEEVSKEIELSGGQAITFGGDVSREADVESMIKTAVNTWGTIDILVNNAGITRDTLLMRMKTSQWQEVIDLNLTGVFLCTQAAAKIMLKKKKGRIINIASVVGLVGNAGQANYSAAKAGVIGFTKSVAKEYASRNINVNAVAPGFIASDMTAKLGEDIEKKILGTIPLGRYGQPEEVAGLVEFLALNPASSYITGQVFTIDGGMVM; encoded by the exons ATGGCGGCCTCGTCGGCGCAAATCCATGTCCTCGGCTCTTCTGGAGCCTTCCCTTCTCTTAAGTTGCCGTCCTCTTGCTTTGCCGCTTCCAATTCCCTCTTCTTCGGCCTCTGCCGACCTAGTGGCGCTCGGATTGTTTTTGGGCGCCGGAGCCATGACTCCGGTTATAGGCCCTTGCGGGTGGCGTGCGAGAAGGTTGTCGGGATCGATATCGGCAGCACTAACTCCGCCGTTGCTGCCATGAAAGGAGGGATGCTGACGATCGTGACCAAGGGACAGCGAACCACGCCCTCGGTGGTGGCCTACACGAAGAACGGCGATCGGTTGGTCGGGCAAATTGCCAAGCGGCAGGCCGTGGTCAACCCTGAGAATACATTCTTTTCGGTGAAGCGGTTCATCGGACGGAAGATGTTAGAAGTGGTCGAGGAGTTGAAGCAAGTCTCTTATCGGGTTCTGAGAGACGAGAATGGAAATGTCAAGCTCAATTGCCCTGCCATCGGGAAACAGTTTGCTGCTGAAGAGATCTCAGCTCAG GTTTTGAGAAAGCTTGTGGATGATGCTTCCAAGTTTTTGAATGATAAAGTTATGAAAGCGGTGGTAACTGTTCCTGCTTACTTCAGCGATTCTCAAAGGACAGCTACAAAGGATGCTGGCCGTATTGCTGGTTCAGAAGTCCTTCGTATCATTAATGAGCCAACAGCCGCATCATTGGCATATGggtttgaaaagaaaaataatgaaaCTATTCTGGGATTTGATTTGGGAGGTGACACTTTCGATGTTTCAG GTGTAAGAACTCATGTTGCAGCAGTTGAACAACCCATTACTGCAAAGGCTCAAAAGTTAGAAGCACCTGTTGTCATTGTTACTGGAGCATCCAGAGGTATAGGAAAAGCAATAGCCTTAAAACTGGGCAAAGCTGGTTGCAAG GTTCTTGTGAATTATGCAAGATCGTCCAAGGAAGCTGAAGAAGTATCCAAAGAA ATTGAGTTATCTGGTGGTCAAGCAATTACTTTTGGTGGTGATGTTTCTAGGGAAGCTGATGTGGAATCTATGATAAAAACT GCAGTTAATACATGGGGAACAATTGATATTTTAGTTAATAATGCAG GAATTACACGAGACACATTGTTGATGCGAATGAAAACATCTCAATGGCAGGAAGTCATTGACCTTAATCTTACTGGTGTTTTCCTTTGTACACAG GCAGCAGCCAAAATAATGTTGAAGAAGAAAAAG GGGAGAATTATTAACATAGCATCTGTCGTTGGCCTTGTGGGGAATGCTGGCCAAGCTAATTACAGCGCTGCAAAGGCTGGAGTTATTGGTTTTACTAAAAGTGTTGCAAAGGAATATGCAAGCAGGAATATCAAT GTGAATGCTGTTGCTCCTGGATTCATCGCATCTGATATGACTGCTAAATTAGGTGAAGACATTGAGAAGAAAATATTGGGGACCATTCCCTTAG GGAGATACGGCCAACCAGAAGAAGTTGCTGGATTGGTAGAGTTCTTGGCTCTAAATCCTGCATCAAGTTATATTACTGGCCAG
- the LOC121992357 gene encoding stromal 70 kDa heat shock-related protein, chloroplastic-like isoform X2 produces the protein MAASSAQIHVLGSSGAFPSLKLPSSCFAASNSLFFGLCRPSGARIVFGRRSHDSGYRPLRVACEKVVGIDIGSTNSAVAAMKGGMLTIVTKGQRTTPSVVAYTKNGDRLVGQIAKRQAVVNPENTFFSVKRFIGRKMLEVVEELKQVSYRVLRDENGNVKLNCPAIGKQFAAEEISAQVLRKLVDDASKFLNDKVMKAVVTVPAYFSDSQRTATKDAGRIAGSEVLRIINEPTAASLAYGFEKKNNETILGFDLGGDTFDVSGVRTHVAAVEQPITAKAQKLEAPVVIVTGASRGIGKAIALKLGKAGCKVLVNYARSSKEAEEVSKEIELSGGQAITFGGDVSREADVESMIKTAVNTWGTIDILVNNAGITRDTLLMRMKTSQWQEVIDLNLTGVFLCTQAAAKIMLKKKKGRIINIASVVGLVGNAGQANYSAAKAGVIGFTKSVAKEYASRNINVNAVAPGFIASDMTAKLGEDIEKKILGTIPLGLYH, from the exons ATGGCGGCCTCGTCGGCGCAAATCCATGTCCTCGGCTCTTCTGGAGCCTTCCCTTCTCTTAAGTTGCCGTCCTCTTGCTTTGCCGCTTCCAATTCCCTCTTCTTCGGCCTCTGCCGACCTAGTGGCGCTCGGATTGTTTTTGGGCGCCGGAGCCATGACTCCGGTTATAGGCCCTTGCGGGTGGCGTGCGAGAAGGTTGTCGGGATCGATATCGGCAGCACTAACTCCGCCGTTGCTGCCATGAAAGGAGGGATGCTGACGATCGTGACCAAGGGACAGCGAACCACGCCCTCGGTGGTGGCCTACACGAAGAACGGCGATCGGTTGGTCGGGCAAATTGCCAAGCGGCAGGCCGTGGTCAACCCTGAGAATACATTCTTTTCGGTGAAGCGGTTCATCGGACGGAAGATGTTAGAAGTGGTCGAGGAGTTGAAGCAAGTCTCTTATCGGGTTCTGAGAGACGAGAATGGAAATGTCAAGCTCAATTGCCCTGCCATCGGGAAACAGTTTGCTGCTGAAGAGATCTCAGCTCAG GTTTTGAGAAAGCTTGTGGATGATGCTTCCAAGTTTTTGAATGATAAAGTTATGAAAGCGGTGGTAACTGTTCCTGCTTACTTCAGCGATTCTCAAAGGACAGCTACAAAGGATGCTGGCCGTATTGCTGGTTCAGAAGTCCTTCGTATCATTAATGAGCCAACAGCCGCATCATTGGCATATGggtttgaaaagaaaaataatgaaaCTATTCTGGGATTTGATTTGGGAGGTGACACTTTCGATGTTTCAG GTGTAAGAACTCATGTTGCAGCAGTTGAACAACCCATTACTGCAAAGGCTCAAAAGTTAGAAGCACCTGTTGTCATTGTTACTGGAGCATCCAGAGGTATAGGAAAAGCAATAGCCTTAAAACTGGGCAAAGCTGGTTGCAAG GTTCTTGTGAATTATGCAAGATCGTCCAAGGAAGCTGAAGAAGTATCCAAAGAA ATTGAGTTATCTGGTGGTCAAGCAATTACTTTTGGTGGTGATGTTTCTAGGGAAGCTGATGTGGAATCTATGATAAAAACT GCAGTTAATACATGGGGAACAATTGATATTTTAGTTAATAATGCAG GAATTACACGAGACACATTGTTGATGCGAATGAAAACATCTCAATGGCAGGAAGTCATTGACCTTAATCTTACTGGTGTTTTCCTTTGTACACAG GCAGCAGCCAAAATAATGTTGAAGAAGAAAAAG GGGAGAATTATTAACATAGCATCTGTCGTTGGCCTTGTGGGGAATGCTGGCCAAGCTAATTACAGCGCTGCAAAGGCTGGAGTTATTGGTTTTACTAAAAGTGTTGCAAAGGAATATGCAAGCAGGAATATCAAT GTGAATGCTGTTGCTCCTGGATTCATCGCATCTGATATGACTGCTAAATTAGGTGAAGACATTGAGAAGAAAATATTGGGGACCATTCCCTTAG